From a single Chlorocebus sabaeus isolate Y175 chromosome X, mChlSab1.0.hap1, whole genome shotgun sequence genomic region:
- the GABRQ gene encoding gamma-aminobutyric acid receptor subunit theta, with translation MGIRGMLRAAAILLLIRTWLAEGNYPSPIPKFHFEFSSAVPEVVLNLFNCKDCANEAVVQQILDRVLSRYDVRLRPNFGGAPVPVRISIYVTSIEQISEMNMDYTITMFFHQTWKDSRLAYYETTLNLTLDYRMHEKLWVPDCYFLNSKDAFVHDVTVENRVFQLHPDGTVRYGIRLTTTAACSLDLHKFPMDKQACNLVVESYGYTIEDIILFWDDNENAIHMTEELHIPQFTFLGRTITSKEVYFYTGSYIRLILKFQVQREVNSYLVQVYWPTVLTTITSWISFWMNYDSSAARVTIGLTSMLILTTIDSHLRDKLPNISCIKAIDIYILVCLFFVFLSLLEYVYINYLFYSRGPRRQPRRRRRPRRVIARYRYQQVVVGNVQDGLINVEDGVSSLPITPAQAPLASLESLGSLTSTSEQAQLATSESLSPLTSLSGQAPLATGESLSDLPSTSEQARHSYGVRFNGFQADDSIIPTEIRNRAEAHGRGVTHDHEDSDESLSSDEHHGHGPSGKPMLHDGKKGVQEAGWDLDDNSVKSGCLAVEEQLKCDTNSTWVLNEDELMAHGHEKDNSSESEDSCPPSPGCSFTEGFSFDLFNPDYVPKVDKWSRFLFPLAFGLFNIVYWVYHMY, from the exons ATGGGCATCCGAGGCATGCTGCGAGCCGCAGCGATCCTGCTGCTCATCAGGACCTGGCTCGCGGAGGGCAACTACCCCAGTCCCATCCCGAAATTCCACTTCGAGTTCTCCTCCGCTGTGCCCGAAGTCGTCCTGAACCTCTTCAACTG CAAAGATTGTGCAAATGAAGCTGTGGTTCAACAGATTTTGGACAGGGTGCTGTCAAGATACGATGTCCGCCTGAGACCGAATTTTGGAG GTGCCCCCGTGCCTGTGAGAATATCTATTTATGTCACCAGCATTGAACAGATCTCAGAAATGAATATG GACTACACGATCACGATGTTTTTTCATCAGACTTGGAAAGATTCACGCTTAGCATACTATGAGACCACCCTGAACTTGACCCTGGACTATCGGATGCATGAGAAGTTGTGGGTCCCTGACTGCTACTTTCTGAATAGCAAGGATGCTTTCGTGCATGATGTGACTGTGGAAAATCGCGTGTTTCAGCTTCACCCAGATGGAACGGTGCGGTATGGCATCCG ACTCACCACTACAGCAGCCTGTTCCCTGGATCTGCATAAATTCCCTATGGACAAGCAGGCCTGCAACCTGGTGGTGGAGAGCT ATGGTTACACAATTGAAGACATCATATTATTCTGGGATGACAATGAGAACGCCATCCACATGACTGAGGAGCTGCATATCCCTCAGTTCACTTTCCTGGGGAGGACGATTACTAGCAAGGAGGTGTATTTCTACACAG GTTCCTACATACGCCTGATACTGAAGTTCCAGGTTCAGAGGGAAGTTAACAGCTACCTTGTGCAAGTCTACTGGCCTACTGTCCTCACCACTATTACCTCTTGGATATCATTTTGGATGAACTATGATTCCTCTGCAGCCAGGGTGACAATTG GCCTAACTTCAATGCTCATCCTGACCACCATCGACTCACATCTGCGGGATAAGCTCCCCAACATTTCCTGTATCAAGGCCATTGATATCTATATCCTCGTGTGCTTGTTCTTTGTGTTCCTGTCCTTGCTGGAGTATGTCTACATCAACTATCTTTTCTACAGTCGAGGACCTCGGCGCCAGCCTAGGCGACGCAGGAGACCCCGAAGAGTCATTGCCCGCTACCGCTACCAGCAAGTGGTGGTGGGAAATGTGCAG GATGGCCTGATTAACGTGGAAGACGGAGTCAGCTCTCTCCCCATCACCCCAGCGCAGGCCCCCCTGGCAAGCCTGGAAAGCCTCGGTTCTTTGACGTCCACCTCCGAGCAGGCCCAGCTGGCCACCTCGGAAAGCCTCAGCCCACTCACTTCTCTCTCAGGCCAGGCCCCCCTGGCCACTGGAGAAAGCCTGAGTGATCTCCCCTCCACCTCAGAGCAGGCCCGGCACAGCTATGGTGTTCGCTTTAATGGTTTCCAGGCTGATGACAGTATTATTCCTACCGAAATCCGCAACCGTGCCGAAGCCCATGGCCGTGGTGTTACCCATGACCATGAAGATTCCGATGAGAGCTTGAGCTCAGATGAGCACCATGGTCATGGCCCCAGTGGGAAGCCCATGCTTCACGATGGCAAGAAGGGTGTGCAAGAAGCAGGCTGGGACCTTGATGACAACAGTGTCAAGAGCGGCTGCCTTGCCGTTGAGGAGCAACTCAAGTGTGATACTAACAGTACCTGGGTCCTTAATGAGGATGAGCTCATGGCCCATGGCCATGAGAAGGACAATAGCTCAGAGTCTGAGGATAGTTGCCCCCCAAGCCCTGGGTGCTCCTTCACTGAAGGGTTCTCCTTTGATCTCTTTAACCCTGACTACGTCCCTAAGGTTGACAAGTGGTCCCGGTTCCTCTTCCCTCTGGCCTTTGGGTTATTCAACATTGTTTACTGGGTATACCATATGTATTAG